A stretch of DNA from Rattus rattus isolate New Zealand chromosome 1, Rrattus_CSIRO_v1, whole genome shotgun sequence:
ATAGAGTTAGAAGGGAGGACTCAAGCCACTCAGCGCCTGAGTTCTTCCTCATCTCCCAGTGTTATTGTGTCACCATCTCTGGGCTGCTTTCAGGGTATCTCTGGAGAAATCTGGGGTGAGATAACACTCCTTGAATGTCAGTGCCCTCCAGGAGCCTCAAATCGTCCCTATTCACGGGGCCTCATCTCAGTCCAATGTAGTGACAcagatctttaatcccaacacttgggaggcagaagcagaagcaggtgagttcaaggccagcctgatctacatggagAGCTCCAagaaagccagagctacacagagaaaccctgtctcaagatcaaaccaaaccaacaaaatctCTGTTCTGGGTACCCTACCTCAGGTCCCAGGAGTGACTTAGCCCTTGCTGATTGACTCATCAGAAAGCTGACTAGTTCAACCTGaaggagagggtgtgtgtgtgtgtatgtgtgtgtgtgtgtgtgtgtacacccgcCTGCCTCAGCAGGAAGCTTTTGAACTTAAGCATCCACTGGCTTACCTATGTTAGATACATTGTTATACTTGTTGCTGactttgcctgtgtgtgggacCACAagagtgcatgtacacacacaagctgGATTGTGTTAGTACTTAGTCCAGATGAGAAATGGTGTCTGTAAGACTATGAGATAAGGACTTTATGACTGAGTTTGAGGTAGTGGCATACGAGCCAGGGGGTGGCCACGTTCTGTAAGCAGGTAGCCCAAGTACAGAGATCCACTTTCAGCTGCATCGTGAACAGATTGTTACCATGCCCTTTCCCCCCAACAGACTCTACATTTATTCCTTATTACTTATATGTATGACCATGGTGGGCACACGTGTGCCGCTGcttgtgtgtggagggcagaggagaaaGTTTGAGAATCAGTCTTCTAATTCCACCTTGGATTCTGGGAATTAAATTCAAGTGGGCAGGCTTTCCTGGGAGGCTGCCGAACCTTTATCATcgtcattattattatcattgttgtcATTATTTTTACTCAACAGACTTTATGTTGAGCCACCATTGAAACAATGGTTttgaggaagcaggaggaaagaGGGGCATATAAGTCCTGGGTCCGCCCTGTCGGTCCATATCCGTGGACACTGTCCCTGCCCTGCCAGCGTGGCATTCttgcctgggggaggggcagttcAGAGGCTTTCTGGAAAGACACAGGCTTGGGGAAGCATTTGGCAATAGAATGTGTCATGGATGCTAAACTTTTGGTTCCCCCCTATTCTGTGTGAACAGGAGACTCCCTAACGTAAAGACACCCCGTCTctccatttgttttttctttctttttagttatttattatctattcacgtatttatttatttttttgaggcagggtctttcttcatagccctgactgtcctggaacttactatgtagaccaggctggcctcaaactcacagagatctgcctagctctgcttccccagtgctggagttacctGGCAGTTTCTGTTCCTTTTACCTAGCTTTTAGGATCCTGGGTGCTTTACCTCCTCCCCAATCCCTCTGCCTGCTACGAGTTGGTTCTTCAGCAGTGGAAGGGGCTAGGGGTTCAGAGAAGGGACTCAGCTGCTGGGGGTAAGACACGTAGCAGGGgatcagagaagagggagagttGAGGGAAGGACACTAGGCAATGAACTGGGAAACTCATGCTAGAGACAGATACAGCTCAGTGCTAGTGTGGTTGCTCAGCAGGGAAGGGACCTGGGGTCCAATTCCTAGCCTCTAAAAAATACTCATAATAAGAGaaactggtttttaaaaactgcaaagctgcaGGAATGAAGAAACTGGGGAGAAAGCTGGGAGCTAGGGACAGGGACCCTTGGTGTTCAACATATGTAGTGGCagccccatctccctccctcccagcctcccagacagggtttctttgtgtagcccttgctgtctggaacttgctctgtagaccagtctagcctcaaactcagagatctgcctgcctctgcctcccgagcagagcactggggttaaaggtgcaggtcaccacctcccagcttggccattttcagtttttgagacaaagtctcactatgactgtcctggaactctgggtTAGGGTTAGACTATTTGGactaggcaggcctcaaactcacagagatctgccctcctgcctctgagtgatgggattgaaggcatgcaccgCCATGCACCGCTATGCGAGGCTAAGCCTTTTATTTTAAAGGGTGGTAGAATAGGGATAGGGACCGGGAAACTGGAGAGTGGGTGTCCCGGGTACTACAAGGTAATGCATATGACCAGGTAAGGAGCTCAGAACCCTGAACCTTCTCCCTAGGCTCTCGCAGAGCGAGCAATCAGCCGGAAAAGGAGACTGAGGATATGAAGGAACTTCAGCGCTTGGCTCCACGCGCGGTCCAgtactttggtttttctttctggcCTTCAGGGGCCGTGTTGGCCTTGCTCCCCAAAGTCGGGGTCTCATGTCAGCTTAGGGTTGGCTGTCTTCTTTcacccctccctacctccccacaGCTGGGTGGGGTCCCTGGGCTTGGCTGAGGCCCTTGTGGCCACAGTGTGAGGGCCGGGCAGGCGGGGGACCGCGTCGgcgtttttaaaaataaaccgaCCGCAGGGAAGCCACCGGAGCTGGAGCCGAGCAGGGCCATGCTGggcagggggggagggggcagcaactaaggggagaaggagggaggagtggCCTGGTCCGGGGGTTTTCTGGGGCCCATCGCCATGGTGGGTTTCTCTTGGGTGGGAAGTCTAcgctgtcctcctcctccctctttcttcaccTCCTGTGTTTTCCTTAGCTTTTCTGGCCCAGGATCTCTTACCACCTCTCCTTTGTTTATTCTGCTTCCCTCgctctccctcccttttgtctTTTAACTTTCCTGTCCATTTCTGCCTCTTAATGCAAACTTCTCCCCTAGGGGCCCGCCTTCTCTGTCCTGCGGAGCTTTCCACAGCAGTTCCTCAGGCACACTGGACTTTGTGTCCCATGGTTTTGTGCCTCATGCGTCTTTGAACTCCCATGTCGCTACCTCTCCTTCATACTAAGTTTGACTCCAGTCCCTATCAGCTCTCTCTTGGCTTGGGTCATTAGAGGATCCAGGGAAAGTCttactgggaaagggaaagtcTTACTGGGAAAGCCCAGGGGGTTACTTACTGTTGGACAAGGTTTCTATAGGATTGACaggtccagagagagagaaaggagagagagagagagagagagagagagagagagagagagagagagagagagagagagagagagagagagagagagagagagagagtgaatgaatTGGGCAGGAGTGCAGTATAGTGATCACACACACCTTCACTGAAACCTTGAGACACCAGTCAGTGTTGGTTACCGCTAAGATTTGGTGTCGTGTATCTGAGAGCCCtggattctctcttccttcatatGTTTTACTAGGAAGGCACTGGAcaattagatttttcttttctgtagctccagctgtcctagaacttgctgatAGGCTGGTCTCGAacgaattcagagatctgcctgcctctgcttccccagtgctctgatcagaggtgtgcaccaccacgtctAGCACctttttagaaaatttttatgtgtatgggtgttttggtcacatgtatgtgtgtgttcctggtgtctgtggagccagaagagggagtaggATCACTTGGGACTAGAGTGACAGATGACtttgagctgccacatgggtgctgggaatccaaacccagctctctggaagaacaataagtgctcttaacttccaAGCCATCCTTCAAGTCCCAATGgctagcttttaaaaaatgtttggtaaaaacacacacacacacacacacacacacacacacacacacacacacacacacacggggggggcagagagggagagaaggagagaggagagagggagagagggagggtaggGTAGATTTATGGGAATGCCATGCCAAAGCATCTGAagaagtctgaggacaactttgtgggagTCTCTCCTTCTAGCATGTGGGTTGTGGGGATTGACTTTAGGTCACCAGGCttagcagcaaatgcctttacccattgGGCCATCTCGCTGGTCCCATATAGTCCAGCTTTTGAAAGatgcttcttattttttttcctcttttttataaGTCGATTTGGTTGAACCCAGGATCTCAAACATATTAAccaaggatgctgaagtgtattTCTTCATAAGTGGTTCTGATTCTAACCTAAAGAGGGTACCAGGAGGTCCTGAGGGATGGTTGTCATTGAGGGATGGTTGTTATGAGGGGGGTCAGATTGGTCATAGCAGTTTGGTAGGTATTAAggagctctttctttctttctttctttctttctttctttctttcttttcttcttccttccttccttctttccttccttcctgaggcagggtttttctgtgtagtcctggctgtcttagaacttgctctgtagtctagactgaccttgaactcatagagacccgcctgcctctgcttctggagtgctgggtctAAAGATGTGTGCAGCCACTGACCAGCTACCTCTGTGTTTCTAAccacccccctccaccccactttcatgtttttcttcattcACAGCACTTGAATGGTGAGGTGCAGACCAATCCCATGTACTACACCTTGGGGGACACTGAAGCTGTGTCTAGGGTCTTAGCTCCCCGTCTCAGAGAGTCCTGAGGACTTTGTAGTCTCTCACTGCTCAAAGGGACGCTAGCTGGTGATGCCCAGCCACTGCTTAAAAGGCATTTCTTGCTTCACCACAACCCAGGCTTGGCTGAGGCCCTATTCCCTCTCAATGTCCCAGTGTCTCTGCTGTCCCTTCCTCTACCTTCCCGGGTCCAGAGTGCATGCCAAGAGATTCTTCACTAGGGACATGTGGATCTGACCTcagggagatggggagacagTGGCTCCTTAGTCAGGAGCTGAAACAGAGACCGGAAATAGAATTGAGGTGAAGACAGGAAAATCTGGAAGGGGCAGGATGTCCCAACACCattgcttctctctgtgtcccccACACTGCTTTCCCTGGAGAAGGTATGGAAGACGGTGTCCTTGCTGTGctgaccaagctggtctcaaaggCTCCTGGGCTCAGCCTGCTGAGGGGCGaggctagtttgtttgtttttgtttttgttttggaatcaCGGTCTTTCTACTTAGCTccggctgttctggaacttaccatgtaggccaggttggccttgaactcctgccaccacaccgagcttgcttgtttttgagacagggtctatgtggcctggaatttgcagtgtagctgagggtgacctgcGGTTCTGATctttacttctgcctcctgagtgctaggacatTATAGGTGACTGCCACCTCATCCAGGCCATACAACTAAAGAGTCCCTGGCTGGGCTTCTGTCTGCTTCATATCCACTCTCCTAGGTCAGGCCCCTAAATCTTACCTCAGCCAGCTGGCTGCTTCCTTTGTTTCAGCTCTTCCTGGGAGACACTTGTACCCCTGCGGACTCCCATGGAGgctcttcttcctgtctgccGGGCTAGAGCACCAGGCTTGCCGGGCCCCACTGGCAGTCTCGCCTCCAggtccctttcctcttcctctcccaaaaCCCTGTGCTGTTCTCCATGTTTGTAGGTCTCAGACTCACAGCTATGCCCTTCCCtctatcctctcttcctccctcctaagcggtgcctctctctctctctctccaggaagaAGCTCACTATGGCTCCAGTCCCCTGGccatgctgacagcagcctgcAGCAAGTTTGGCGGCTCCAGCCCTCTGCGAGACTCAACAACCCTGGGAAAAGGAGGCACAAAGAAGCCATACACTGACCTTTCAGCCCCCAAAACCATGGGGGACGCCTACCCAGCTCCCTTCTCAAGCACCAATGGACTCCTCTCCCCTGCAGGCAGTCCCCCGGCCCCGGCCTCTGGCTATGCCAATGACTACCCACCCTTTCCCCACTCATTTCCTGGGCCCACTGGTGCCCAAGACCCGGGGCTGCTGGTGCCGAAGGGGCACAGCTCTTCTGACTGCCTGCCTAGTGTCTACACGTCCTTGGATATGTCCCATCCCTACGGCTCCTGGTACAAGGCGGGCATCCATGCAGGCATCTCACCAGGTCCTGGCAACACTCCTACCCCTTGGTGGGACATGCACCCTGGGGGCAACTGGCTAGGTGGTGGGCAGGGCCAGGGTGATGGGCTGCAAGGGACACTGTCCACAGGCCCTGCCCAGCCTCCACTGAACCCCCAGCTGCCTACTTACCCGTCTGACTTTGCCCCCCTTAACCCAGCTCCCTATCCAGCACCCCACCTCTTGCAACCAGGTCCCCAGCATGTCCTACCCCAAGATGTCTATAAGCCCAAGGCAGTTGGCAATAGTGGGCAACTGGAGGGGAGTGGTGCAGGCAAACCTCCCCGGGGTGCAGGCACAGGGGGCAGTGGTGGATATACAGGCAGTGGGGCAGGGCGTTCTACCTGCGACTGCCCCAACTGTCAGGAGCTAGAGCGGCTGGGGGCAGCAGCGGCTGGGCTGAGGAAGAAGCCCATTCACAGCTGCCACATCCCCGGCTGCGGCAAGGTGTACGGCAAGGCTTCGCATCTGAAAGCCCACTTGCGCTGGCACACTGGCGAGAGGCCTTTCGTCTGCAACTGGCTTTTCTGTGGCAAGAGGTTCACCCGCTCTGACGAGCTGGAGCGCCACGTGCGCACTCACACCCGGGAGAAGAAGTTCACCTGTCTGCTCTGCTCCAAGCGCTTTACCCGAAGCGACCACTTGAGCAAACATCAGCGCACCCACGGGGAGCCAGGCCCCGGGCCGCCCCCAAGTGGCCCtaaggagctgggggagggtcGCAGCGTCGGGGAAGAAGAAGCCAATCAGCCGCCCCGATCTTCCACCTCGCCTGCACCCCCAGAAAAAGCCCCTGGAGGCAGCCCAGAGCAGAGCAACCTGCTAGAGATCTGAGCTGGGCAGAGGAagatctccagctccagggtccTCTTGTCCCTCGCTCTCTCCTATGCATGCCATGCCATACTCTGGGGGATCTCTCTCTGATCCCTTAGGCTTTCTCTTTGCATGTCTCCTCACTCTTCTGTCTTAGCCAAATTCCTCTCAGGCCTTTGCCGGTGCCTAGTTCCCATGCTCTGACCTCCtgaactctttcttctctgcccctGTTCTTCACAGCTTCCATCTGGCCGCACATCATTTTCTCATTAATTCTTTGCCAttcaatctttctgcttcccaaTCCTATTTGCCACTTTCCCGGAAGCTTCCAGGCTGTCGCCCCGATTCCCCCCCTGCTTTCCATTCTCTTgagcttttttaaaacaaacacgatgatgatgatgatgatgatgatgatgatgatgatgatgataatttatTGCCACCTGGTGGTTCTTCATTAGGAACCAGAGTTAAGGAGATTGGTGTTAGTAACCTGGCTGCGAGCAGAGTGCCAAGAAAGGGGGAGCCCAATGGGGATCTGATCCCAAAGATGGGCTGACCCCAAGGTCAGGGAGGCTGTCCCCCAGCCTTGAGTACTTAGCCCCTGTGCGCCAGGAGTAaagaatagtaataataataattctatttATCTAAGTTATGATGACGGGTCAGGTACAGTGAgctggagagggaaagggaatcttttttttttttttttgtgctaagGGTATTCTAGACAAATGCATCTGTGTATAGATAGACAAATGATAGTGGAGACCTTCGTAGATTTCTATCATCGaggtctctgagtttgtttttcaGTGGAGTTTTGGGTTGTTAGGCCTCTTTTAGAGTTTATGTGGGTGTCTCTCTGTGAGGCAGTCACTAAGATCCCAAGCCCCAGCCAGAAGCTGTGAAACTTCAAGTCCTATGGAGGGGAGGACTGGAATGTACCCCAGCTCTCTTGACCACAGAGCAGGTTCTTCAACTGACCCTCTTCTCATACCCTGTGACCTCATCAGGCTATTCCCTTGTTGTCATGGTTATGGAGAGCTTGCAGCTGCCATCTTAAACGAGTTCTTTGGAGAGCCCATCTAACAGGAGGATTTTGGTTTGGAGGTGCCCCTCCTGAAAAAGTAGGTGGGCAAAGGCTTTCTCTGGGATCAAATTCAAATAAACCAAGTATTTATTCAGTGCTTACCTATGTGCAAGGCCTGGTGCCTAGAAGCCATGAGAAAGAATTTATAACAGGACAGAGGTCCCTAAACTATAAACATCCACGGTCCCCCAATCTAGGAGGTTCCACTCCACTCCAGTGACTTTTAAAGCCGCTTGTGCCTTTGAATGCCTTTCCTGAAACTTTTGGATCTTCCTGTTCTGTCCCCTGCTCCTTCTAGGCCCCAAGACAAAGGGTAAAGCCAGTGGGGTCTGGGAAGGGCGCAACACCGTTGAAGGGATCACCCCTTTGTggaatctttctctctctctctctctttttttaatttaataaataaaagttcgATTTGAAATTGTGTCTGGTGAGAAAGGAGTGAGAAGAGGGAGATGGATGGGCTACGGGTCACTTCCTTAGCAAAGCGGGAACTTCGTGTGGTAGATATTTAATCCAGCACGATTCTGCTTCACGccgaaagtttaaaaaaatttttttaaaggggataacacttggtCGTCCCGAATCTCTCACGGAGTTGAATTTTTAGTCGTGTAGGGCTATCCGGGGCATCGGGAAGGCCGAGTGCTTTCTTCCGCGGCTCTTTCTCAGTTCACCAATCTTGGTCTGGGCAGTGACCCGGCCTGAGTATTAGAACTGCGGTCACAGTATGGATTAGCACGCAGCGCAGCCGCAGCGCGGCTGTGGTGAGACTCCCGGCTGGCTGACCTGCCTGGCACCTAACCCGCCCCCTGCCCGGGGCCTGCAATCAGTCGTGCCTGCCTCGGAGTTAGTGGAGGAACAAAAGCCACTCTGTGGCCTCCGTCCCCCAAGCCACAATAGGGCTTTGTGCGGCCCCCGCCCCAGGGCTCCCCCGCTGGGCTGAGGGGGTGCATGGAGCACTTTCCCAGGCTGCGGCACCAGGACTGCGGTCCACCCCGCTGCCCAAGTGGAGGCTCGGTATCCGAAGGCGACCCCACCCCGCGCTTCCCGTGCCCTTGCCCAGGTGCAAGATCCTAAGCCTTCTGGCCCGGCGCGCGGCTTCAAAGGCGCTTTGAAGAAATCTGAGTTCCGAAGAAGTGTAAAGGAGACCCGGAGGAGTGGGCAGGACCTGGGGGTGCCGGGACGAGTATCCAGAAGGCGGAGGGCGAGAGCGGACCCCCGGTCCCGTGGCGCACAAGACCCCCCAGGGGCTGGCCCTGTTGCCTCCCGGGCTCCGCCTGTCCGGTGCCAGCTCCCGCCCGCCGCAGCCTCGCGGTCCTCCCCTCCCAGGCCCCTCGGCCCCTTTCATCTTGCTAGACTCGGCTTGGGGTTTTGCTGGTTTCTGGGAGATAAAAACCGCCTCAAATAGCGGCGGCGCGATGCCAGGACAAACAGGGCCGGGCGGGCCATGTGCGCCTGGTTACCAGCCCGGGGCGCCCTGCTCCTGAGGGCGAGCTCAGGCTCCGGCTATGCCTCCCAgactgtgtgtgttgggggggggggtgccctTAGAAGTCTCCGGCCGCGGGTTGAGCGCTGCCTGGATTTGCCCGCTCAGGTCTCAGGAGGAGCAGTGGTAACCTAATGCAAAATACTCGCAGCCCTGGGGTTGGGTGCCATTGGGCCGCAGTCGCTGCGTCGCCCGGGTCATCGCGCCCTCTAGTGCAGTTAGTGGGGGGCTGTGCTAAGGCTGGACGTTAGCCTCCCTACAACCCGcaaaagccattttaaaaaatgttaagttaGCAGTGTGGAAGAGGAGGACCGTGCTTGAAAGAAGCCGAGCCAGGGCAAAATGGCACTGTATAGCTTTACTCCAGGGCACATTAAAGGTTGAATTGGATACCTAGCAAACACATACCTGAGGGTGACGAGGGGTGGGGGTCTTCATACAAAGGTGCTGGAAGTTGCAGGCAGGAATGCTGTTTTGGAGTTAGGGATGGATGGTGATGGAGGTTCAAAAAACTGGTTGCATTTTGCTTCAACACTTTTTTCCTGTCATCTGGCTGGCAATTTCTCTTCTTCAACCTGCCCGATTCCACTTCTCTCAGAGAGCTTTCTCAGTCAGGTGCCAGTTAAATGATTTCCCAGATGACGGAGAATTAATTTATCAAGTCAGCCTGGCTAATTTGAAAAGGCTAGTGCTTGGTCACTTAAAACAAGGTGCAGGCATGTAATCCTACCACTTCGGAGTTTAAGATTGGCCTGGGCTACGTATTAAAATCTTTTTCAAGGACTGAGCAAAGTTATTGTATCTGATGATTCTCTGGAACTATAATTTTGAGAGCCTAGaatctgctttttatttattttattatttttttaaatttaatagatAGTAAGGGAGTTCTTacaactcttgcagaggactcagtttCCATTCCTGGAACCCATAAGAAGGAtaaccataactccagtttcaggggatcctaAGCCCCCTTCTGCAAACAAgcactcattcacataaaaaaaaaaatgctgcttctTTTTGGAGACATGATCTCTCCAcgtggccctgactgtcctgaaactggaTATGTACACGAAGCTGACCTTGAAGTGGCaaaaatccccctgcctctgcctcttgagtgttaggaTTGACGGCGTGTGCTACCATACCcaaaaaaggtttttaaagattcatttccttttattttatgggtCGAATCCTTTGAAAGCTGCCTGATGTAAATTCTGGGAACAGAACTAGGGTCCTCCTGGAAGAGCATCGattgctctgaactgctgagccatatcttcaGCTCCACCAGCAAACttataaaaaacttttaaaaagagagagagagagagagagagagagagagagagagagagagagagagagatatctcagGTGATTCCCACATTCTTTAACATTTGAGGAAGTAAGAGATCAGGCAAGTCCAGTGTGGAggctttaattctagcactcggggCACAGAAGGCTCTGTGAGCCAAAGACAACCATAGTTAGCTCCAGGGCAGCAGAGACAGCACAGTGGGACCCAGCTCAGCAAAACAGAGCAAAGGGAAATTGGGGCAA
This window harbors:
- the Sp7 gene encoding transcription factor Sp7, whose amino-acid sequence is MASSLLEEEAHYGSSPLAMLTAACSKFGGSSPLRDSTTLGKGGTKKPYTDLSAPKTMGDAYPAPFSSTNGLLSPAGSPPAPASGYANDYPPFPHSFPGPTGAQDPGLLVPKGHSSSDCLPSVYTSLDMSHPYGSWYKAGIHAGISPGPGNTPTPWWDMHPGGNWLGGGQGQGDGLQGTLSTGPAQPPLNPQLPTYPSDFAPLNPAPYPAPHLLQPGPQHVLPQDVYKPKAVGNSGQLEGSGAGKPPRGAGTGGSGGYTGSGAGRSTCDCPNCQELERLGAAAAGLRKKPIHSCHIPGCGKVYGKASHLKAHLRWHTGERPFVCNWLFCGKRFTRSDELERHVRTHTREKKFTCLLCSKRFTRSDHLSKHQRTHGEPGPGPPPSGPKELGEGRSVGEEEANQPPRSSTSPAPPEKAPGGSPEQSNLLEI